Proteins encoded together in one Deinococcus hopiensis KR-140 window:
- a CDS encoding HD-GYP domain-containing protein: MEKHVAKGLHLAARLPFLPSAALDVTAAHHRHWDGAGYPQELSGAHLPLSARILAVCDVYDALTSARADKRA, translated from the coding sequence ATGGAGAAGCACGTCGCCAAGGGCCTGCACCTTGCCGCACGGCTGCCTTTCCTGCCGTCCGCAGCGCTGGACGTGACCGCCGCCCACCACAGGCACTGGGACGGAGCGGGATATCCCCAGGAGCTGTCCGGTGCGCATCTTCCCCTTTCCGCGCGCATCCTCGCCGTGTGTGACGTGTATGACGCGCTGACGAGCGCACGCGCCGACAAGCGTGCCTGA